The DNA window CGCGCTCTCCGCGTCGATGATCGAGGCGACCTGCGCGACCGCGCGGTCGAGGTCCTCGTTCACCACGACGTAGTGGTAGTCCGCGATCGCGCGCAGCTCGTCGCGCGCGTTGCGCAGCCGCAGCGCGAGGATCTCGGGCCCCTCGGTCGAGCGCGCGGCCAGCCGGTCGCGCAGCACGTTCGCCGACGGCGGCAGGACGAACACGAGCACCGAGCTGGGGAAGGCCTCGTGGAACGCCTTCGCGCCCTGCACGTCGATGTCCATGATGACGTGCTGCCCGCCGTCGAGGACGCGCTGGACCTCGCTCTTCAGCGTGCCGTACATGTTGCCGTGCACGCGCGCCCACTCCGCGAACTCGCCCGCCTCCCGCCGCGCCTCGAACTCGTCGAGCGTCAGGAAGTGGTAGTCCTTCCCGTCCACCTCGCCCGCGCGCGGCGTGCGCGTCGTGCACGAGACCGAGTAGCCGAGGTCCCGGCGCGTCGCCAGCAGGCGGCGAGCGATGGTCGTCTTGCCGCCGCCCGAGGGCGCGGAGAGGATGACGGGAAAGTGGATCACGACGCGCGGTGCGGGGGAATCATCACTCGACGTTCTCGACCTGCTCGCGGATGCGCTCCAGCTCTTCCTTCACCAGCACCACGTCGTGCAGCATGGCCGCGTCGTTCGCCTTGCTCCCCGTCGTGTTGGCCTCGCGCAGCATCTCCTGCAGCAGGAAGCCGAGGCGCTTGCCCACCTGGTCCGCGCCGGCGTCCGACAGCGCGGCGCGGAACGCCGTGATGTGAGACCGGAAGCGGTCCAGCTCCTCGTTCACGTCCAGCCGGTCGGCGAGGATCGCGATCTCCTGCGCCAGCCGCTGATCGTCGACCTTCACGTTCTCCACCAGCTCCTGCACGGCCGTGCGCAGCCGGTCGCGCTGCTCGGTCAGCCGCTCGGGCGCGCGGGCCGCGATGCGGGCCAACGCCGCCTCGACGATCGCGATGCGCTCCAGCAGCACGACCGCGAGCCGCCGCCCCTCGTCCTCGCGCATCGCGGTCAGCGCCGCGCCCGCGCGATCGACGATCGCGAGCAGCTCCTCGGCCGTGCCCTCGGGCTCGGGCGTCGCGTCGGTCGTGATGACGTCGGGGAGCCGGAGCACCGTCGCCACGTCGAGCGTGTCGGCGATCCCGTGCCGCTCGGCGAGCGCGCGCAGCTGCGCGACGTAGCCGGCGAAGCGCGCCTCGTCGATCGCGAGCCCGCCGCGCGCCTCCTGGGCGTCGCGCTCGTGCCGCGCCATCAGCGTCACGTGCCCGCGGGCGACGCGCTGGCGCAGCGCCTCGCGCACCTCCGACTCCCAGCGCGCCAGCGGCGCCGGGAGCTTGAGGCTCGGGCTGAAGAAGCGGTGGTTGACGGTGCGGACCTCCACGGTGACGCGCGCGGCTCCCACGCGCCCGTCGGCGGTCCCGAACCCAGTCATGCTGCGAATCATGATGAACCGCGCAAGCTATTGGGGCGCAACGACCTGGTCAACCGTGGAGCCCGCCGGCGCCCCGTTCGGATCGCGGGTCAGTTGAAGAAGTACCAGCGCACGCCGTAGAAGCTGAGGGGCCGCGGCATCCGGATCCCCGGCACGAGCTCGTACTCGCGGTTCAGGGCGTTCCGGATCTGGTAGCTCACCGTCGCCTGCTGGATCCGGATCTCGAGCAGCGCTCCGAGCGTGTTCGAGGCGCTCGTGAACAGCTCGGCCACGCCGGTCGCCGAGGAGTCCGATCGCACCGGGAAGAGCGTGCGACTGCGGTACTCGTCGGTGATGGCCAGGACGAGCCCGAAGTTCCCGGTCGGGAAGCGGCGCAGCCAGTTGGTCTCCAGGCGGACCTCGGCGCGGGTCTGGTACTGCGGCCGGTAGGCGCCGCCCGCGTCCCAGGCGGTCCCGTGGACGTCGAGCACGATGTCCTTGTAGACCCGACCGCGCAGCGTCACCACCGTGCCGTTGGCCCGCGGCTCGGCCACCGTCACGAGCGGCAGCGGGTTGGCGGCGTACGCCTGGAAGTCGACGGTCGGGACGCGCGACAGCGCCTGCGGCGGGAAGACCTCACCGCCGCTGCGTATCACGCGGCCGCCGGTGAGCCACAGCCGCCCAAGTCGCACGCCCACCTCGCCGCGCGCGACGTGACGCGTCGCGTCGCCGGCCGTGTACTCCACGGTGGTGCGGCTGACCGCGCCCAGCACCGCGAGCCAGGGCAGCGGCTGCAGGCGGCCGTTGACGTCCAGGCGCAGCGTCGAGTCGGGCGCGCCGCGCTCGCCGAACGCGGACACCGAGAGCCACGAGCGGTCGAACGACGCGCGCACGGCCGGCGAGTGCCAGTTGCGGCCCGCGTAGACGCGCCAGCGATCCGCCGCGGACAGTCGCACGCCCCAGCGCGTGAAGCCACCGGTCAGGAGGTACTGCGTCCGAGAAGCGCCGCTGTCCGGCGCCACGAGCGTGTCGAGCGCGGTGATGACGCCGCCCGCGTCGCGCGTCGTGTCGACGCCGACGACGTAGCCCGTCCCGTCGAGGCGGAAGCGCATCACGTTCGCGACCGCCTGCACCCATGGCCCGGCGTCCGGGGTGCCGAGGCCGATGCGGACGTAGCCCTCGTCGCGGCGCGACTCCGCGCGCACGAGGATCGTGTCCGCCTCGTTGAACGGGAACGTCGGGTTGCGCTGCCGGTCCAGGCGCGAGAGGTAGGCGTCGATCGAGAGCCGCCCGCGCGCCCAGCCCACGCGCGCGAACGCGGACAGCCCGTCGCCGCCGCCGCCGGTGCGGCGGTTGCGCGCGCCCGACCCGAAGTTCTGCGCGCCGATCTGCAGCGCGCCGCCGTTGCCGAAGCGTCGGCCGAAGAAGCCGCGGTACAGGTTCGTGTCGTCGTCGCCCGTGGAGATGTCGACGCGCGTCGCGGGCGTCGTGCTCCGCACGCTCCACGTGCGCATGTGCAGCCGCACCTCCGCGGCCGCGCGCTCGATCACGACCTCCTCGAGCTGCCAGAGCTGCGCGTCGTGCAGCTCCAGCGCGCCGCCCATGCGCGGGTCGACCGGGTCCAGCTCGATCCCGTCACGGAAGACGCGCAGGCGCTTGAAGTCGCCGAGCACCGACGCCGTCTGCAGCGACGCGAGCCAACCGGTGCGGAAGCCCGTGAGCTCCGGCACGCGGTCCAGCAGGTCGAGGGCGGTCAGGCTGCCGGTGCGGAAGAGCGAGTCGCGCGTCCAGCGGTACGGCTGGCCGACGCCGATCGTCGGCGGCAGCTCCGACAGCGCGAGCGGCGGCTGGATGCTGTCGGCGCGCGCGCGGCGCGTCGCGAGCGAGTCCGGGATGCCGCGGATCGAGTCCGAGCGCGCGGCCGCGGCCGAATCGCGCGGCGGCACCGGGACGGCCACCTTCACCGTGTCCCGCCTGAGCGTGTCGGCGGGCGGGCGCGGCGGAGGCGGGACCGGCTGCTGTGCGCCGGCCGTCCCAGACGCGCCGGCGCCGATCAGGAACGCCGCGGCCGCGGCGAGGAGCCCGCGGCCGCGCCACCAGCGGCGACTCAGCTCGCCCTCCCCCGCACGAACTCGATGAACGTGCCGGTGGGCGTGCCGGTCGGGCCCTTCGGCAGCCAGCCGAGGTCCGTCTCGGAGTACGCGGTGCCGGCGACGTCGAGGTGCACCCAGGGGTACGCGTCCTCGACGAACTCGCGCAGGAACCAGGCAGCGGTGATGGAGCCCGCCGCGCGGCCGCCGACGTTCTTGAGGTCCGCGACGTCGCTCTTGAGCTGCTCCTTGTAGTCGTCGAACATCGGCAGCTCCCAGCCGCGCTCCGAGGCGCGCCGGCCCGCGGCCAGCACCTCCTGCGTCAGCGCGTCGTCGCTGCCGAACACGCCCACCGTCGAGTTGCCGAGCGCGATGACGATCGCGCCCGTGAGCGTCGCGGCGTCGATGACGGCCGCGGGCTCGTACTTCTTCACCCAGTGCAGCAGGTCGCACAGCACCAGGCGCCCCTCGGCGTCGGTGTTGTGGTTCTCGATCGTCTTGCCAGACATCGCGCGCACGACGTCGCCCGGCTTCATCGCGGTGCCAGACGGCATGTTGGTGGTGGAGCCGATGACGCCGACGACGTTCACCGCGAGGCCGAGCCGCGCGATCGCCTCCATCGCGCCCAGCACGCCCGCCGCGCCGCACATGTCGAACTTCATGTTCCACATGCCGTCGCCGGGCTTGATGTTGATGCCGCCCGTGTCGAAGCACAGGCCCTTCCCCACCAGCACGATCGGCTTCGCGTCGCCGCCCTTCCGGTACTCCAGCGCGACGAGCTTGGGATCCTGCGGCGTCCCCTGCGCGACCGAGAGGAACGACCCCATCCCCTCGGCCTCCAGCTCCGCGCGGCCGAGCACCGTCAGCGCCATGCCGTGCGCGTCGGCGATCTCCTGGCCGACCTGCGCGAACGTGTCGGGTGTGCAGACGTTGCCGGGCATCATCGCGAGGCGGCGCGCCGTCGCGTAGCCCGCGGTCACCGCCTCCGCCGCCGCGAGCCCCGACTGGTGGGCCGCGTCGGCCACGACGGTGACCGTCGAGACCTGCGCGCGCCGATCCTTCTCGGGCGGCTTCGCCTTCAGGTCGTCGTAGCTCCAGGCGCCCAGGCCCATGCCGACGGCCGCCTCCTCGACGCCGCGCGCGTCGAGATCGGCCGCGTAGAACGCCAGCGCGCCGGTGCCGAGCTTCGTCGCGGCGCGCGCGGCGACGGCGCCGGCGCGGCGCAGCGCGACGTTGCGGTCGGTCGCCTTCCCCATGCCGACGAGGAGCACGCGCTCGACGCCCTGCTCGCCGCCCGCGAGGTGCAGCGTCTCGTCGCGGCCGCCGCGGAAGTCACGGCGCGACAGCGCGCGGCCGAGGGTGCCGTTCAGGCGCGCGTCGAGGTCCGCGAGCGCGGCGGGCAGCGCCTCGTCGGCGGCGAGCGCGATGGCCAGGAGCGGCGTCGACAGCGCGTCGGGCGCGTCGGAGGAGAGCGCGAACTGGAGTGGCATCGGATCGGATGGACGTACGGGGACGTACGGGGACGTACGGAACGCGGAACGGGCGGTCGCCGGGAGGAGTCCCGGGACCGCCCGCCCCGCCGCAAGCGTCAGGCCTGCATCGCCGCGATGATCGCGTCGCCGAAGCCCGAGCAGGAGACCTCGGTGGCGCCCGGCATCTGGCGCGCGAGGTCGTACGTGACCGTCTTCTTGCCGATCGCCTTCTCCATGCCGCTCACGATCAGCTTCGCGGCCTCGTCCCAGCCCATGTACTCGAGCATCATGACGCCCGAGAGGATCACGGAGCCCGGGTTCACCTTGTCGAGGCCCGCGTACTTGGGCGCCGTGCCGTGGGTGGCCTCGAACACGGCGAGGCCGTCGCCGACGTTGCCGCCCGGCGCGATCCCGAGGCCGCCGACCTGCGCCGCCGCGGCGTCCGACAGGTAGTCGCCGTTCAGGTTGGGCGTCGCGATCACCGAGTACTCGTCGGGGCGCAGCAGCAGCTGCTGGAACATGGCGTCGGCGATCACGTCGGTCACCGTGATCCCGCCGTCGGCGATCGACTGCCACGGGCCCTTGTCGATCACCTGGCCGCCGAACTCGTCGCGCGCGACCTCGTAGCCCCAGTCGCGGAACGCGCCCTCGGTGAACTTCATGATGTTGCCCTTGTGCACCAGCGTGACCTTGTCGCGCCGGGTCTTCTGGGCGTACTCGATCGCCATCTTCACGAGGCGCTTGGAGCCGAACGCGGAGATGGGCTTGATGCCGATCCCCGAGCCCTCGCGCACGTCCTTCCCGAACTGGTCCTTCAGGATCCCGCGCAGCTGGTCGACCTCGGGCGAGCCGGCCTTGAACTCGATACCCGAGTAGACGTCCTCGGTGTTCTCGCGGAAGATGACGATGTCGAGCTTCTGCGGCTCCTTCACCGGTGCGCCCACGCCCTCGAAGTAGCGCACCGGGCGGATGCAGGCGTACAGGTCGAGGATCTGGCGGAGCGCCACGTTGAGCGAGCGGATGCCGCCGCCGACGGGGGTGCTGAGCGGGCCCTTGATGGAGACGCGGAACTCGCGCAGCGCCTCGATGGTCTCCTCGGGCAGCCACTCGCCGGTCGTCGCCACGGCCTTCTCGCCGGCGTAGACCTCCATCCAGGCGATCTTGCGCTCGCCGCCGTAGGCCTTGGCGACGGCCGCGTCCATCACGCGGACCGACGCGCGCCAGATGTCGGGGCCGGTGCCGTCGCCTTCAATGAAGGGGACGATCGGGCGGGCCGGGACGGAGAGGACGCCGTTCGAGTACTCGATGGGCGCGCCGTCGGCGGGCACTTGGGCGAAGCGATAGGTCGCCATGGGACCGGAGGGCGGAGAGACGACGGGCGGGCGACGCCGGAGGCGAGCCCGCCACGGAGGCGAAATCGGGACCGGCGTCACGCTGCCGGCCGCGGACGGGGCGCCCCCGCCGCGGGGCGGAAAGCTAGCGGCCGCCCGTCCGGGGCGGCAAGCGCGCCTCCGACGCACCAGCCGCGGCGCGCCGCGCGTCCCCGACCGTCACGCTGCGCGCCAGCCCCTCCGACGGCGTGACACCCCATGCGCTTCGCGTGACGATCTCGCGCTCAAGTTTCTCGCGAAAGCGCGAAAAAGCGCTCAAGTGCGTGCGGGTGAACGTCGATACATGACGGCGAGGGAAGAATGGGATCCTCCGACATGCGGAGCCGATCCAGCCCCCCTCCAACACACCCACGCCCAGGACGCCCGCATGACGCCCCTGCGCCACACGATTCGCTCGCTGTCGCCCGCCCGGCTGGCCATCGCCGGCGGCGCGATCGCCATGACCGTCCTCGGCGCCTGCGCCGACGGTCCGACGGCGCCCGCTGCCGCGCCCCTGACGCCCACCGCCGCCCCCCAGACCGGTCGCATCAACGATGTGCTCGGCGCCACCGTCGGCAGCCTCGCCACGGTGCTCAAGCGCAGCACGCCGCTCCCGGCGCAGCTGACCGCCAGCGCGACGATCGGCAGCGCCGGCGGCACGCTCTCGCTCCCCGGCACCGGGCTCACGCTGACCGTGCCCGCCGGCGCGGTGCACGTGCCGACCGTCTTCACGATCACGGCGCCCGCGGGACGCGGCATCTGGTACGAGTTCGGCCCGAGCGGCGCCCACTTCGACGTGCCGCTGACGGTCACGCAGGAGCTGCCGGCGACGCTCCTCAGCAAGCTGTTCGGCGGCCAGATGCTGGACGCGGTCTACTTCGCCGACGGCACGCAGAACGAGGCCACGGGGACGGCGCTCGCCAAGGAGATCCTCCCGATCACGCTCAACGCCACGGGCACGCGGGCGACCTTCAAGGTCAATCACTTCTCGGGCTACATGGTGTCGAGCGGCCGCTCGCGCTCGTTCTCGGACGAATAAGGAGACCACGACATGACGCGCATGCCGAAGATCCGTACGCTGGTCTCGCTGAACGTCGCGGCGCTCTCGCTGCTCGCCGCCTGCAGCGATGCCCCGACCGTCCCGACGTCGTCGCGCCTCGCGCCGGCCGACGCGCCGAGCCTCGCGAGCTACACCATCGCCGACACGACGGTCAGCACGTTCGACTACAACCCGCTGCTGTCGTACGACCTGTCCCTCGGCGGCGGCGACCGGCTGTCGGTGCCCGCGGGCTCCGTCTGCGACCCGAACCTCTCGGGCTACGGGCCGTCGCTCTGGGACGCGCCCTGCGTCCCGCAGCTGCTGCCGTTGCAGTTCACCGTCCGCACCTGGCGTGACGGCACCGGCCGGCCGCGCATGGTCGTCACGCCGGACGTCCGCTTCGTGCCCGGCAGCAACGTCGTGCTCCGCTTCAAGGACGACGTGGCCGCCGCCGGCGGCAAGAGCGTGATTGTGTGGTGCCCGACGGGCGCCCTCACCTGCGTGAACGAGGGGCTCCAGGATGCCTCGATGATCACGAAGTCGAATCCCAACAACGGCTTCGTGTACCGCCGCCTCAAGCACTTTAGCGGCTACAACGTGGTCGTCGACCGCTCGGGCGAGGAGCCGATCAGCGACACCGGCTTCGGGTTCGAGTAACCGAGTCGGGACACGAGCGACCGGGGGTCGTCGGGCGGGTTGCCGACGACCCCCGGTTCGCGTCCTGTGTGGGTCCGGGCGCACCACGAATGTGTGAGGTTTGCCCGGACCTGCCGACACTCTCCCCGGTACGCTTCGCCACGCACGCGCCCCGAGCCCCGATACCGTTGATCCCGCGCCCCGCTCCCGCCGCATCCCGTGGCGCCCACCTCTCGCTGCTCCCCACCGGGGACGGCGCGGGGGCGGGACGGTCGGCGAGCGCGTGGATCGCCGAGGCGCGCGCCGCCGAGCGGGTGGGCCAGCGCGAGCAGGCGCGCGGGGCGTTCGAGCGGGCGCTCTACGCGATGGCGAGCCTCGAGGATGCCTCGCAGGCCTCCGCGACGCTGCGCTGGATCGCGCGCACGTACGTGGAGGACAGCAACTTCGACGCGGCGTGGGACTGCCTCGAGGCGGCGCTGGCCGTCGCGGAGGCGACCGCCGACGACGCGGCCGCCGGGCACGCGACGAACCTCCAGGCCATCGTGCGCTGGCGGCAGGGCGAGCTGGACGAGGCCGAGCGCCTGTACCTGACCGCGCGCGGCCGCGCGCTCCGGGCCAAGGACGCCAAGCTGGCCGCCATGACGGCGCAGAACCTCGGCGTGCTGGCGAACGTGCGCGGCGACTACGAGGTCGCGCGCCGTCACTACGAGGCGAGCCTTGCCGAGTACCGCGCGCTCGGCCTCCTGCGCGACGTGTGCGTGGCGCTCAACAACCTCGGCCTGCTGCACACGCACGAGCGCCGCTGGGAGGACGCGCACCGCGCGTTCGCGGAGGCGAGCGAGATCGCCGACCTCGCGGGCGATCTGAGCACGCGCATCATGCTCGACGTCAACTTCGCCGAGCTGTGGGTCGCGCGCGGCGAGTACGCGTACGCGCAGGGCGCCGTGCGGCACGCCCTGGACCTCGCCGCGCGCACGGGCGACGCCGCCGCCATCGGACAGGCGACGAAGCTCCAGGGGATCATCGCGCGCGAGGCGGGCGACCTCGAGGAGGCCGAGCAGCACTTCATCCGCGCCGAGGAGATCGCGGCGTCCCGGACCGACATCCTGCTGCAGGCCGAGATCGCGCGGGAGCGCGCCGACCTCGCGCGACGGCTCGGGCGCAACCGCGACGTGCTGCAGCAGCTGAACCGCGCGCACAACCTGTTCGAGCGGCTGCGCGCGGCGCAGGAGCTGGCGGACATCGACCAGCGCTTCGCGGGGCTCGAGGATCAGTTCCTCCACGTCGCGCGGCGCTGGGGCGAGTCGATCGAGGCGAAGGACCGCTACACGCAGGGTCATTGCGTGCGCGTCGCGGACCTGTCGTGCGCGATCGCGGAGCTGGCCGGCTTCGAGGGGCGCTCGCTCTTCTGGTTCCGCATCGGCGCGCTGCTGCACGACGTCGGCAAGATCGTGATCCCGGCCGAGGTGCTTAACAAGCCCGGGAAGCTCACCGACGAGGAGTGGGCGCTGATGCGCAGCCACACCACGGCGGGCGTCGAGGTGCTGGCCGACATTGAGTTCCCGTGGGACGTCCGCCCGATCATCCAGTACCACCACGAGCGGTGGGACGGCACGGGCTACCACGGCCTGAAGGGCGAGGAGATCCCGCTCGTCGCGCGCATCCTCTGCGTCGCCGACGTCTACGACGCGCTGACGAGCGTGCGCAGCTACAAGCGCGCGATGTCGCACGACGAGACGATGACGATCCTGCGGCGCGACGTAGGCACGATGTTCGACCCGCAGGTGTTCGCGTGGTTCGAGACGCTCGCGCCGGCGTGGGCGAAGCGCACGCGCGAGGCGCACGACGCGGCGGCGCAGGCCCCGGCCGAGCCGGTCGCGCGCGCCGAGGCCGCGCCCGCAGCCGCGGCGCCGGCCGCGCCCAGCGCGCCCGAGGTCGACGACCTCACCGGCATGCCGCTCCGCCGCGCGTTCCGCGAGACGGCGGAGCGCGTGCTCGCCGCGCGCCGCACGACCGAGCGCCCGGTGTCGCTGCTCGTGATCGACATCGACCACTTCAAGCTGGTCAACGACACCTTTGGCCACCTGCAGGGCGACGACGTGTTGCGCCTGGTGGCCGACCAGCTGCGCGTCAACACGCGGCCCACGGACTACGTCGCGCGCTACGCCGGCGACGAGTTCGTGGCGATGCTGCCGGGCACGCGGCTCGAGGACGCGGTGATCGTGGCGGAGCGCATCCGCGTCGCCGTCGCCGGCCTTGCGTGCCCGCGCCGCGACGCCGAGGGGCAGTTCGTCCAGGTCTCGCTCTCGATCGGCGCGGCGTCGGCGCCCATGCACGGCGACCAGCTGGACACCCTGTTCGCCTCGGCCGACGCGGCGCTCTACGACGCGAAGCGGCGGGGCCGCAACGCCGTGGGCACCGCGTCCACGGGCGGCGACGGGCGCGATGCGCGGCTGCTGCTCGACTGCTTCGTGGGGCGCGGCGAGGAGCGCGCGCGCCTCGGCCGCCTGTTCGACGAGGCCGCGCGCGAGAACCCCGCGATGGTCGCGCTCGTGGGCGAGGCCGGCGTCGGCAAGACGACGCTGCTGCGGCAGCTCGCGCCCGACATCGTCGTCCGCGCAGGCGCGCTGCTCACCGGGCGCTGCATCGAGGCGGACGTGCAGCCGCCGTACGGGCCGTGGACGGAGGTCATCACGGCCGCGATGGCCGCGGGGCTCGTGCAGCCGGCCGCGTGGCCGCAG is part of the Roseisolibacter agri genome and encodes:
- a CDS encoding leucyl aminopeptidase, producing MPLQFALSSDAPDALSTPLLAIALAADEALPAALADLDARLNGTLGRALSRRDFRGGRDETLHLAGGEQGVERVLLVGMGKATDRNVALRRAGAVAARAATKLGTGALAFYAADLDARGVEEAAVGMGLGAWSYDDLKAKPPEKDRRAQVSTVTVVADAAHQSGLAAAEAVTAGYATARRLAMMPGNVCTPDTFAQVGQEIADAHGMALTVLGRAELEAEGMGSFLSVAQGTPQDPKLVALEYRKGGDAKPIVLVGKGLCFDTGGINIKPGDGMWNMKFDMCGAAGVLGAMEAIARLGLAVNVVGVIGSTTNMPSGTAMKPGDVVRAMSGKTIENHNTDAEGRLVLCDLLHWVKKYEPAAVIDAATLTGAIVIALGNSTVGVFGSDDALTQEVLAAGRRASERGWELPMFDDYKEQLKSDVADLKNVGGRAAGSITAAWFLREFVEDAYPWVHLDVAGTAYSETDLGWLPKGPTGTPTGTFIEFVRGRAS
- the icd gene encoding isocitrate dehydrogenase (NADP(+)), which gives rise to MATYRFAQVPADGAPIEYSNGVLSVPARPIVPFIEGDGTGPDIWRASVRVMDAAVAKAYGGERKIAWMEVYAGEKAVATTGEWLPEETIEALREFRVSIKGPLSTPVGGGIRSLNVALRQILDLYACIRPVRYFEGVGAPVKEPQKLDIVIFRENTEDVYSGIEFKAGSPEVDQLRGILKDQFGKDVREGSGIGIKPISAFGSKRLVKMAIEYAQKTRRDKVTLVHKGNIMKFTEGAFRDWGYEVARDEFGGQVIDKGPWQSIADGGITVTDVIADAMFQQLLLRPDEYSVIATPNLNGDYLSDAAAAQVGGLGIAPGGNVGDGLAVFEATHGTAPKYAGLDKVNPGSVILSGVMMLEYMGWDEAAKLIVSGMEKAIGKKTVTYDLARQMPGATEVSCSGFGDAIIAAMQA
- a CDS encoding YicC/YloC family endoribonuclease, whose protein sequence is MTGFGTADGRVGAARVTVEVRTVNHRFFSPSLKLPAPLARWESEVREALRQRVARGHVTLMARHERDAQEARGGLAIDEARFAGYVAQLRALAERHGIADTLDVATVLRLPDVITTDATPEPEGTAEELLAIVDRAGAALTAMREDEGRRLAVVLLERIAIVEAALARIAARAPERLTEQRDRLRTAVQELVENVKVDDQRLAQEIAILADRLDVNEELDRFRSHITAFRAALSDAGADQVGKRLGFLLQEMLREANTTGSKANDAAMLHDVVLVKEELERIREQVENVE
- a CDS encoding diguanylate cyclase, which gives rise to MIPRPAPAASRGAHLSLLPTGDGAGAGRSASAWIAEARAAERVGQREQARGAFERALYAMASLEDASQASATLRWIARTYVEDSNFDAAWDCLEAALAVAEATADDAAAGHATNLQAIVRWRQGELDEAERLYLTARGRALRAKDAKLAAMTAQNLGVLANVRGDYEVARRHYEASLAEYRALGLLRDVCVALNNLGLLHTHERRWEDAHRAFAEASEIADLAGDLSTRIMLDVNFAELWVARGEYAYAQGAVRHALDLAARTGDAAAIGQATKLQGIIAREAGDLEEAEQHFIRAEEIAASRTDILLQAEIARERADLARRLGRNRDVLQQLNRAHNLFERLRAAQELADIDQRFAGLEDQFLHVARRWGESIEAKDRYTQGHCVRVADLSCAIAELAGFEGRSLFWFRIGALLHDVGKIVIPAEVLNKPGKLTDEEWALMRSHTTAGVEVLADIEFPWDVRPIIQYHHERWDGTGYHGLKGEEIPLVARILCVADVYDALTSVRSYKRAMSHDETMTILRRDVGTMFDPQVFAWFETLAPAWAKRTREAHDAAAQAPAEPVARAEAAPAAAAPAAPSAPEVDDLTGMPLRRAFRETAERVLAARRTTERPVSLLVIDIDHFKLVNDTFGHLQGDDVLRLVADQLRVNTRPTDYVARYAGDEFVAMLPGTRLEDAVIVAERIRVAVAGLACPRRDAEGQFVQVSLSIGAASAPMHGDQLDTLFASADAALYDAKRRGRNAVGTASTGGDGRDARLLLDCFVGRGEERARLGRLFDEAARENPAMVALVGEAGVGKTTLLRQLAPDIVVRAGALLTGRCIEADVQPPYGPWTEVITAAMAAGLVQPAAWPQLRRLVPTLPGAFATPTDALNDGTRFALLQELETLLTQASSERPLVVVLEDMQWADGATWDALEYLQQRFEKQRVLVCLTIRTEDLTDAGVARRRRLTRAERFSELPLARLTRDELAHWLKTIFGGQTPDDALVDHLVTHTEGNPLFAVQTVRALYDDERLRWADGRWQYVPDGGIPVPTAVEDLLSRRLDRLTPATRDVLMVAAVIGREFDAETLLAASEKDEGTVLDAIDAALAGTVLVPTAGRASSTLAFAHRLLAEVLLRSANPLRLRRAHARVARAIEARAAGTSGEVALHYDRAGIAAEAYRSAMEAATHAAGVYAFETALDFFAMARRHADSLGENADVEWRLAQLHEQAGRYVEAERHCQLVLSNYSAGAATLGVLPAARRMLERLKLQRGVAAHDVLAACFELLEEARAREDRSEIVALLTMVSQAYGRLGDVEASEQVARQALTEAQQSDDLRLQADAIMRVGSTLLGANPADAVPHYRRALDLFTRLDDRRGQLRCHINVGVACDRAGNHPAAEVSYATALDIAREVNAADLAGATSLNLGVLQMKSGRFAPARERFEEALRLFASIGNEPFRLIALYNLAHLAREEENPAGALELYSASVSLATSLGQRDVHLGALAGAGLAELALGFAQSAEQQLADARQLASGREEWWFQGRELYDALTLKLAGQRGDDRDAVRDAIVRALQRADEHDQYAAVWLAAECASVLRALGLESEDLLHRYAVHARALGYQPLVTRLRAPE
- the gmk gene encoding guanylate kinase, whose product is MIHFPVILSAPSGGGKTTIARRLLATRRDLGYSVSCTTRTPRAGEVDGKDYHFLTLDEFEARREAGEFAEWARVHGNMYGTLKSEVQRVLDGGQHVIMDIDVQGAKAFHEAFPSSVLVFVLPPSANVLRDRLAARSTEGPEILALRLRNARDELRAIADYHYVVVNEDLDRAVAQVASIIDAESARRERLRALEEQVADLIAEIERGLDGVPAAAH